The following are encoded in a window of Sphingobium sp. AP49 genomic DNA:
- a CDS encoding CPBP family intramembrane glutamic endopeptidase: MNGVIGLLGTLALLLVAGGVIGLIDRRGFRPAWLLVAAALVAANDALLTRAYRHLPDLIPAADWNWQGKLLALALTLLVAALPAFGWRRVGLTLRQARGSLTAALPVALLYCAFFTALALYFPDDPSNAEEIAFQLTMPGLEEEPFYRGILLFALDRAFSRRVRFLGVDWGWGALLSCGLFGLAHAFGYAGGHFSFDPVVMALTAIPSLLAVWLRLRTGSLLLPILLHNFGNAISLML; the protein is encoded by the coding sequence ATGAACGGCGTCATCGGCCTGCTCGGCACGCTGGCGCTGCTGCTGGTTGCAGGCGGCGTGATCGGCCTGATCGACCGGCGCGGCTTTCGCCCCGCATGGTTGCTGGTCGCCGCAGCGTTGGTGGCCGCCAATGACGCGCTGCTGACCCGCGCCTATCGCCACCTGCCCGACCTCATCCCTGCTGCCGACTGGAACTGGCAGGGCAAGCTGCTGGCCCTCGCCCTCACCTTGCTGGTCGCCGCGCTGCCCGCCTTCGGCTGGAGGCGGGTCGGCCTGACCCTGCGCCAGGCGCGCGGCAGCCTGACCGCCGCCCTGCCGGTCGCGCTGCTCTACTGCGCCTTCTTCACCGCGCTCGCCCTCTATTTCCCCGATGACCCCAGCAATGCCGAGGAAATCGCCTTCCAACTCACCATGCCCGGACTGGAGGAAGAGCCTTTCTATCGCGGCATCCTGCTGTTCGCGCTCGATCGCGCCTTCAGCCGCCGGGTCCGCTTCCTGGGCGTCGACTGGGGCTGGGGCGCGCTGCTGTCCTGCGGCCTGTTCGGCTTGGCCCATGCGTTCGGCTATGCGGGCGGCCATTTCAGCTTCGATCCCGTCGTGATGGCGCTCACCGCCATCCCTTCGCTGCTGGCCGTCTGGCTGCGCCTGCGCACCGGCAGTCTGCTGCTGCCGATCCTGCTCCACAATTTCGGCAATGCCATCTCGCTGATGCTGTGA
- a CDS encoding RcnB family protein, whose translation MFKKIILALTATAMAASPIVTAQAQAAPHRETVRVVKQTPHRTVVQKKTVVRNDRHWAKGQRFDNRYATNYRVVDNYRGYRLSAPPRGYHWVRSGNDAVMVAITSGIIGAVVASAFR comes from the coding sequence ATGTTCAAGAAGATCATCCTGGCCCTGACCGCCACCGCCATGGCCGCCAGCCCGATCGTCACCGCCCAGGCCCAGGCCGCGCCCCATCGCGAGACCGTCCGGGTGGTGAAGCAGACGCCGCACCGCACCGTCGTCCAGAAGAAGACGGTCGTGCGCAACGACCGCCACTGGGCCAAGGGCCAGCGCTTCGACAACCGCTATGCCACCAATTACCGGGTCGTCGACAATTATCGCGGCTATCGCCTGTCGGCACCGCCGCGCGGCTACCACTGGGTCCGCTCGGGCAATGATGCAGTGATGGTCGCCATCACCAGCGGCATCATCGGCGCCGTGGTCGCCAGCGCCTTCCGCTAA